The Lathyrus oleraceus cultivar Zhongwan6 chromosome 5, CAAS_Psat_ZW6_1.0, whole genome shotgun sequence genome includes the window GTTAGCATCATATCCGGGTGGATATGGAAAAACAACTGGCTTTAACTCCCTCAATGTCAGGAGGCCTTCCTTTTGCAGATACGGGAATATCTGGCTATAAGATACTGGTAGAGGGTCGAGTTGCCTTCTTGGAGGCCTTGGCTTAAATTGTCTTGGTGGTGCAGtattttgctgatgatgatgttgttgatgttgtggttgatacacttgttgttgttgcattggCTGTTGATACGGTATGGGTACCACAGCAGTGACTTGGCCATATGAAGCTTGTTGCTTCCCTTTATAGCCTCTGGATATAACGTTTGTCTCACCTTCTCTTTTCTTCGGGAAGCCTCCAGAATACTTTTTTGGTGCGCTAGGGGCTGCCACAGCTCCTGGAATTTTTCCATCCCTTAACCCTTTCTCTATGCGATCTCCAATTGTGACTAGATGTGCAAAGTCGGACGCTACACTACTCACCAATCTATTAAAGAATGGGTCCTTCAAGGTGTCTACAAATATTCCAGTCATTTCCTTTtcagacaatggtggctctacctgagcagccaactctctccatcgctgggcgtattctttaaatgacTCACTTTCTTTCATAGCCATCCCTTGCAACTGCATTCggtcgggtgccatatctaagttatatttgtactgatggagaaatgcgtcagccaaatccTCCCAGCTTTGAATCCGCCCCTGttctaagctcatgtaccatctcagagatgctccacttagactgtcttggaaacagtgtacaagtagtttgtcgttttcggtatgagcagccattttcctgaagtacattaccaggtgacttcttggacaagcctgtcctttgtatttctcgaaatcaggagttttaaatttagccgggatgactaaatttgataccaaacgcatgttcatggcagagACACCGAAGATATTGTTTCCTTCTATGGCTTTGATCTTCTTTTCCAGGGTACGAAGCCTATCTGCAGCAGGATCTGGAAGTATCTTAGGCCTCGGTTGATCAGGCACATAAAAAGCATCGTACTGGTCATCTCCAATTTTGGATCCATGGTGAGTAGACGTATCAGAAGGCTCTGCATGATCCccatctcctttgcctcctaCCGGTATCTGAACCAATCTCTTCTTGGTGGGGACGAAACCCTCGTCTTGGGGGTTCAAACCTGGTGTGCTATCATTCCTTTTTGCCCTAGCTTCTTCTTCCTCAATCCTCTCTCTTTGAGCAATTGCGAGCATTGTCTCCAACAGTTGATCCATTTTCTCTTGGATCGTATTGATGTCTGTTCTCATGGTAATTTGGTTAGCCTTAACTTGCTCTAACGTCATCTTGTAGTTGCTTCGTGTCTCGTATCGGTTTTGATTAGTCAGTGtggctggataaagggtaaaaaggttgggtaagttttttgaattttatgaagcgtgatgcataatgaagatgcgaatgtcatgcatattttattttcagggaatcgTTCGAGTTTCATTAGTTGTTAGTAATTCGAAGAAACAAGAAATACTTAGAATAGAAATAATGGAGTAATTCTTAAACGTCATTCATTCAAGTACATAACATAGGGGTCCAAAAAGGCCATAGTTCAAAATACATTTGTTTAAAGGAACAAAATATAAGATATAAGAAAATTAAACTGCAGGCTTTCTGCTTGAAGCTCTTCTAATTCCTCCTTGAATCTCTTCAGCAACCCTCTATAGAGTAGAATGAAACTGATTATGCCTGGAGGAGTGCTATCTTCCTTCAATTCTTCGACTGCGTCTCTTAACTTCCATGGTAATTCTTTAGCTGCCCAATTACAAAACCCCACTAGCCCATCGAGCTTTGCACGGAACTTATCCCTATCTCCTTGCAAGAAGtctatggtcttcttaaaggattcataatcttcaatcacataGTCTCGCTCCTTCAACCATATGGAGTTGTCTTGGTGTAATGACTCTAGCTTGTTCTTTCAATAGCTAGCAGACTCTTTTGCATCTCTTACTTCTCGACACTTCTCCTCCCATATCATGGGTGAAACCCTAAAAGCTTCGGTGGCTATATTCTTGAGTCGGTGTTCCTGATCTACTTCAGCCTTTGCATGACAAACAGAATCGGTGAGTTCTTTAatctgagccccaagtgtatctcttatcgtcttgttttccttcgtggctagatgccaccaacgttcattgtcttgacattctttctgaGTTCGTCGTAGTTGACCCTTAAGAGTATCTAAACAATGGTCAGCTTGTTCTAATCCCACTTTGATCTTTTTCCTCTTATGCTCCTCCTTGTTAAACTTTTCCATATGTGCTTGAAATTGTGAATCCTTTCTCTCAAGCTCCCATTTCATGGTGTTTTTCTCATTAATGGTTTACTGGAGTTTTATCTAcaactcttcattctctttttctagctttgccatggtggtcttgagtccctccacttcttcaatagggacatgggtgagcttaggttcagGAAGAGGTATAGGTGCCCGAATGACGAATGGCATTTTGATCATCTCcaccctttcctttacccactgaaaatatggttcttttgtaatcACATTTGCTCTCCCTAAATCAACTTTCCCTTTTCGATTGACATTCTTCCAAGCCTCTTTGATTCGTTGGAACAAGCTAGGATTCTCAATCCCAAAGTCAAGTAACAAGAAAGATTCCAAAGACCTCGCCTCTGGAGGGCCTTCCATTAGGTAGCCGAGTTGTCTGGGTGATAAAATCGGGTTAGCATTCACACATCCTTGAGTTTCAATAAGTGGTAGATTAGGGAAGTCCCCACAGCTGAATATGATGTCCATGTTGATGTATTCTTTGGAATACCAAGAAAGATCTTCAGATCGGAGTGATCCCAATCTCTGAGGCCAACTAACATCTGTCTGTTCAACCCAAGCACCTGTCTTCAGAAGATGTTCTAGAAACCACTGATTTaataaaggagcacaacaagcaatcaTTCCCTTCTTCTTAATGTACCTATGGCTTATGTAATAGTAAAcatcagctaacaaggtaggtACTGGGTTTCCAGTAAGGAAAACACAAATAGCAGCCATGTCTACAAAACCATCCATATTCGGGAACAGGACGGCGCCATAGATGGTCAATGCAATAGTAGAGTAACAAGCATCCCAACTTTTTGCTTTTAGTAGGGTATGAGCTCCCTCCAAGAGAAAACTTAGCgaaaatcctttggtattcccttTAGTCTCTAGGTTAGCCTCTGCTTCCTTTTCATCCATGTGAAGCGTGCTAGAAATGATCTCAAGGGGCAAAGATTCATCTATCCCTTCAAATTGTGGTTTGCTCTTCATAGGAATCCTAACAAGATGCTCGAATTCTTCCAATGTTGGTGCTAGCtggaagtcttggaatgtgaagcatcttaaaggtagGTCATAGAATTGGGCCAAAGTGATTAAAGCTATATAGTCTACTCGTTGGTTGAGGATGCTGAGCAGATTGCCATAATTCTTCCCAAAGTTGATTCTGTATACTGGGTGCATCTGAGAGACCAAATCACGTAAGCTCCTTAGATC containing:
- the LOC127080327 gene encoding uncharacterized protein LOC127080327 produces the protein MKSSKRNIYSFKFKDPDLRSLRDLVSQMHPVYRINFGKNYGNLLSILNQRVDYIALITLAQFYDLPLRCFTFQDFQLAPTLEEFEHLVRIPMKSKPQFEGIDESLPLEIISSTLHMDEKEAEANLETKGNTKGFSLSFLLEGAHTLLKAKSWDACYSTIALTIYGAVLFPNMDGFVDMAAICVFLTGNPVPTLLADVYYYISHRYIKKKGMIACCAPLLNQWFLEHLLKTGAWVEQTDVSWPQRLGSLRSEDLSWYSKEYINMDIIFSCGDFPNLPLIETQGCVNANPILSPRQLGYLMEGPPEARSLESFLLLDFGIENPSLFQRIKEAWKNVNRKGKVDLGRANVITKEPYFQWERDYVIEDYESFKKTIDFLQGDRDKFRAKLDGLVGFCNWAAKELPWKLRDAVEELKEDSTPPGIISFILLYRGLLKRFKEELEELQAESLQFNFLISYILFL